One stretch of Streptomyces sp. NBC_01142 DNA includes these proteins:
- a CDS encoding trans-aconitate 2-methyltransferase, giving the protein MTRPVGTATRGTTNPNRLRRMDRWIAATHGPALRRSGSPLAVDLGYGAAPWTALELLVRLRTAEPRCEVVGIEIDPARVAAAKPYEREGLTFRHGGFEIPLRTRPALIRAANVLRQYDEGEVAAVWARLCARLAPGGLLVEGTCDEIGRRHVWVALGPEGPRTVTFATRLGSLGRPSDLAERLPKALIHRNVPGEPVHAFLRDFDRAWAAAAPYASLGARQRWIRAVRDLAGDWPLTDDPRRWRQGEVTVNWAALAPNSG; this is encoded by the coding sequence ATGACCCGCCCCGTCGGCACCGCGACCCGCGGGACGACCAACCCCAACCGCCTGCGCCGCATGGACCGCTGGATCGCCGCCACGCACGGCCCGGCTCTGCGCCGCTCCGGCAGTCCCCTCGCCGTGGACCTCGGCTACGGGGCCGCCCCCTGGACCGCACTGGAGCTGCTGGTCCGGCTGCGCACCGCCGAGCCTCGCTGCGAGGTCGTCGGCATCGAGATCGACCCCGCCCGGGTCGCGGCCGCGAAGCCGTACGAGCGCGAGGGGCTCACCTTCCGGCACGGCGGCTTCGAGATCCCCCTCCGGACACGCCCGGCGCTCATCCGGGCGGCCAATGTGCTGCGCCAGTACGACGAGGGCGAGGTCGCCGCCGTCTGGGCGCGGCTCTGCGCCCGCCTGGCCCCCGGCGGGCTGCTCGTCGAGGGCACCTGCGACGAGATCGGGCGGAGGCACGTGTGGGTCGCGCTCGGACCGGAGGGTCCGCGCACGGTCACCTTCGCGACCCGGCTCGGTTCCCTGGGGCGCCCCTCCGACCTTGCCGAACGCCTCCCGAAGGCACTGATCCACCGCAATGTGCCGGGCGAGCCGGTGCACGCCTTCCTGCGCGATTTCGACCGGGCCTGGGCGGCAGCCGCTCCGTACGCCTCCCTGGGCGCACGGCAGCGCTGGATCAGAGCCGTACGGGATCTGGCGGGCGACTGGCCGCTGACGGACGACCCGCGGCGGTGGCGGCAGGGGGAAGTCACGGTGAACTGGGCGGCACTCGCACCCAATTCCGGATGA
- the mshA gene encoding D-inositol-3-phosphate glycosyltransferase, producing MSQYVSRLGGSLVAPRIRFPGGHRKPRRIAMLSVHTSPLHQPGTGDAGGMNVYIVELAKRLAALNIEVEIFTRATAGGLPPAVELAPGVLVRHVDAGPYEGLAKEELPGQLCAFTHGVMQAWAGHRPGYYDLVHSHYWLSGHVGWLAAERWGVPLVHAMHTMAKVKNAALAEGDTPEPASRVIGETQIVRAADRLIANTAEEADELVRFYDAESAKVAVVHPGVNLERFRPADGRAAARARLGLPQEAFVPLFAGRIQPLKAPDILLRAVALLLEREPSLRSRVFVPVVGGPSGSGLAKPEGLQKLAARLGIADVVHFQPPVDQDLLADWFRAASTLVMPSYSESFGLVAIEAQAAGTPVVAAAVGGLPVAVRDELSGFLIPGHNPQDYADALHQFVRDPSLSDRMGAAAARHAQSFGWDTAASATADVYTAAMYEHRRRGHAHHG from the coding sequence GTGAGCCAGTACGTCTCCCGCCTCGGCGGCAGCCTCGTGGCGCCGCGCATCCGGTTTCCCGGTGGCCACCGCAAGCCCCGCAGGATCGCCATGCTCAGCGTCCACACCTCCCCGCTGCACCAGCCGGGTACGGGCGACGCGGGCGGCATGAACGTCTACATCGTCGAGCTCGCCAAGCGCCTCGCCGCCCTCAACATCGAGGTCGAGATCTTCACGCGGGCGACCGCGGGCGGCCTGCCGCCGGCCGTGGAGCTGGCGCCCGGCGTGCTGGTGCGGCACGTCGACGCCGGGCCGTACGAGGGCCTCGCCAAGGAGGAGCTCCCCGGCCAGCTGTGTGCCTTCACGCACGGCGTGATGCAGGCCTGGGCAGGTCACCGCCCCGGCTACTACGACCTCGTCCACTCCCACTACTGGCTCTCCGGCCATGTCGGCTGGCTCGCTGCCGAGCGGTGGGGCGTGCCGCTCGTCCATGCCATGCACACCATGGCCAAGGTCAAGAACGCCGCCCTCGCCGAAGGGGACACCCCCGAGCCGGCCTCCCGCGTCATCGGCGAGACCCAGATCGTGCGCGCCGCGGACCGGCTGATCGCCAACACTGCGGAGGAGGCCGACGAGCTCGTCCGCTTCTACGACGCCGAATCGGCGAAGGTCGCCGTCGTCCACCCGGGCGTGAACCTGGAACGCTTCCGGCCCGCGGACGGCCGGGCCGCCGCCCGGGCCCGCCTCGGTCTGCCCCAGGAGGCCTTCGTGCCTCTCTTCGCGGGCCGCATCCAGCCGTTGAAGGCCCCGGACATCCTGCTCCGCGCGGTCGCCCTGCTGCTGGAACGTGAACCTTCGCTGCGCTCCCGGGTCTTCGTCCCGGTTGTCGGCGGCCCGAGCGGCAGCGGCCTCGCCAAGCCGGAAGGCCTGCAGAAACTGGCCGCGCGCCTCGGTATCGCGGACGTCGTCCACTTCCAGCCGCCGGTGGACCAGGACCTGCTCGCGGACTGGTTCCGGGCCGCGTCCACGCTCGTCATGCCCTCGTACAGCGAATCCTTCGGCCTGGTGGCGATCGAGGCCCAGGCGGCCGGCACCCCGGTGGTGGCGGCAGCCGTCGGAGGGCTCCCGGTCGCGGTGCGCGACGAGCTGAGCGGCTTCCTGATCCCTGGCCACAACCCGCAGGACTACGCGGATGCGCTGCACCAGTTCGTACGCGACCCGTCCCTGTCCGACCGGATGGGCGCGGCGGCGGCCCGGCACGCCCAGTCCTTCGGCTGGGACACGGCGGCGTCGGCCACGGCGGACGTCTACACGGCGGCGATGTACGAACACCGCCGCCGCGGACACGCGCACCACGGCTGA
- a CDS encoding YbjN domain-containing protein encodes MADVQQAAQVIEQTLKDAELEWESPQPGSYVVKLPGTRKLSTTCSLLVGKHSLSVNAFVIRHPDENDAAVHRWLLERNLRLYGVSYAIDRLGDIYLVGKLPLCVVTPEELDRLLGTVLEAADGSFNTLLELGFASAIRKEYAWRVSRGESTRNLDAFTNLTK; translated from the coding sequence ATGGCTGACGTACAGCAGGCTGCCCAGGTCATCGAGCAGACCCTCAAGGACGCAGAGCTCGAGTGGGAGAGCCCGCAGCCCGGCTCGTACGTGGTGAAACTCCCCGGCACGCGCAAGCTGTCGACGACGTGCTCGCTGCTCGTCGGCAAGCACTCGCTGTCGGTCAACGCGTTCGTCATCCGCCATCCCGACGAGAACGACGCGGCGGTGCATCGCTGGCTGCTGGAGCGCAATCTGCGGCTGTACGGCGTGAGTTACGCGATCGACCGGCTCGGCGACATCTACCTGGTCGGCAAACTTCCGCTCTGCGTGGTCACCCCGGAGGAGCTGGACCGCCTCCTGGGCACGGTCCTGGAGGCGGCGGACGGCTCGTTCAACACGCTGCTGGAGCTGGGGTTCGCGAGCGCGATCCGCAAGGAGTACGCGTGGCGGGTGTCGCGGGGGGAATCGACGCGCAACCTGGACGCGTTCACGAACCTGACCAAGTAG
- a CDS encoding MFS transporter, with translation MSVAGLRRAARESVSGLPREFWWLWTSTLVNRLGAFVATFMALYLTLDRGYSASYAGLVAALHGLGGVVSSLGAGVMADRLGRRPTLLIAQSSTAVSVAVLGFMQHPVAIAAVAFVVGMASNASRPAVQAMIADIVRPEDRVRAFSLNYWAINLGFATSSMAAGFIAEYSYLAGFLGEAAMTLICAIVIFVKLPESRPERAKSPAGKAAEPEVGLGTVLRDGRFMSVVGLSFLIALIFMQGHVGLPLAMGADGFSSADFGMAIAVNGVLIVALQIPVTRFIEHRDPRRLLIISSLLAGYGFGLTAFAGSIGIYALTVCVWTLAEIVNAPTQTGLVVRLSPLHGRGRYQGMYTLSWSVAALVAPLMSGFVIDRYGAEWLWGMCAVLGTVAGLGYWLLMRNLPAEAAPDEVAAGVVSGGDVSGGDVSGGDVSAEVPDADVPAKVPAAGAVTPSGVTPPAAVAPAVVPSAAVP, from the coding sequence ATGTCCGTCGCCGGTCTGAGACGTGCCGCAAGAGAGAGCGTCTCGGGGCTCCCCCGTGAGTTCTGGTGGCTGTGGACGAGCACGCTGGTCAACCGGCTCGGGGCGTTCGTCGCGACCTTCATGGCGCTGTATCTGACCTTGGACCGGGGCTATTCGGCTTCGTACGCGGGGCTGGTGGCCGCCCTGCACGGGCTCGGCGGCGTTGTCTCCTCGCTCGGCGCGGGCGTGATGGCCGACCGGCTCGGGCGGCGGCCCACCCTGTTGATCGCGCAGAGTTCGACGGCTGTCTCGGTGGCGGTGCTCGGCTTCATGCAGCACCCCGTCGCGATCGCGGCCGTCGCCTTCGTCGTGGGCATGGCGTCCAACGCCTCCCGGCCCGCCGTGCAGGCGATGATTGCCGACATCGTCAGGCCCGAGGACCGGGTACGGGCGTTCTCGCTCAACTACTGGGCGATCAACCTCGGCTTCGCCACCTCCTCCATGGCGGCGGGCTTCATCGCCGAGTACAGCTATCTCGCCGGCTTCCTGGGCGAGGCCGCGATGACCCTGATCTGCGCGATCGTCATCTTCGTCAAACTGCCCGAGTCGCGGCCCGAGCGCGCGAAGAGCCCGGCAGGCAAGGCGGCCGAGCCGGAGGTCGGCCTGGGAACCGTGCTGCGCGACGGGCGCTTCATGAGCGTCGTCGGGCTGTCGTTCCTCATCGCGCTGATCTTTATGCAGGGGCACGTCGGACTGCCGCTGGCAATGGGCGCGGACGGCTTCTCCAGCGCCGACTTCGGCATGGCGATCGCGGTCAACGGCGTACTGATCGTGGCCCTGCAGATCCCCGTCACGCGCTTCATCGAGCACCGCGATCCCCGCCGGCTGCTGATCATCTCCTCGCTGCTGGCCGGGTACGGCTTCGGGCTGACCGCGTTCGCCGGGTCGATCGGCATCTACGCGCTGACCGTCTGCGTCTGGACCCTGGCCGAGATCGTCAATGCGCCGACGCAGACCGGGCTCGTGGTGCGGCTTTCCCCGCTGCACGGGCGCGGCCGCTACCAGGGCATGTACACCCTGTCCTGGTCGGTGGCGGCGCTCGTCGCCCCGCTGATGTCCGGGTTCGTCATCGACCGGTACGGCGCCGAGTGGCTGTGGGGCATGTGCGCGGTGCTGGGGACGGTGGCGGGGCTCGGTTACTGGCTGCTGATGCGGAACCTTCCGGCGGAGGCCGCCCCGGACGAGGTGGCCGCCGGCGTCGTGTCCGGTGGTGACGTGTCTGGCGGTGACGTGTCCGGTGGTGACGTGTCCGCCGAGGTTCCTGACGCCGACGTGCCCGCCAAGGTGCCCGCCGCCGGTGCTGTCACTCCGTCTGGCGTCACTCCGCCTGCGGCGGTTGCGCCCGCCGTGGTTCCGTCTGCCGCGGTTCCGTAG